In one Balaenoptera musculus isolate JJ_BM4_2016_0621 chromosome 20, mBalMus1.pri.v3, whole genome shotgun sequence genomic region, the following are encoded:
- the MPP2 gene encoding MAGUK p55 subfamily member 2 isoform X3 has protein sequence MPVAATNSESAMQQVLDNLGSLPNATGAAELDLIFLRGIMESPIVRSLAKAHERLEETKLEAVRDNNLELVQEILRDLAQLAEQSSTAAELARILQEPHFQSLLETHDSVASKTYETPPPSPGLDPTFSNQPLPPDAVRMVGIRKTAGEHLGVTFRVEGGELVIARILHGGMVAQQGLLHVGDIIKEVNGQPVGSDPRALQELLRNSSGSVILKILPSYQEPHLPRQVFVKCHFDYDPARDSLIPCKEAGLRFNAGDLLQIVNQDDANWWQACHVEGGSAGLIPSQLLEEKRKAFVKRDLELTPTSGTLCGSISGKKKKRMMYLTTKNAEFDRHELLIYEEVARMPPFRRKTLVLIGAQGVGRRSLKNKLIMWDPDRYGTTVPYTSRRPKDSEREGQGYSFVSRAGMEADIRAGRYLEHGEYEGNLYGTRIDSIRGVVAAGRVCVLDVNPQAVKVLRTAEFVPYVVFIEAPDFETLRAMNRTALESGVSTKQLTEADLRRTVEESSRIQRGYGHYFDLSLVNSNLERTFHELQAALEKLRTEPQWVPVSWVY, from the exons gcccacgAGCGGCTGGAGGAGACGAAGCTGGAGGCCGTGCGGGACAACAACCTGGAGCTGGTGCAGGAGATCCTGCGGGACCTGGCGCAGCTGGCCGAGCAGAGCAGCACGGCGGCTGAGCTGGCCCGCATCCTCCAGGAGCCCCACTTCCAG tcccTCCTGGAGACGCACGACTCTGTGGCCTCAAAGACCTATGAGacaccaccccccagccctggcctggacCCCACGTTCAGCAACCAGCCCTTGCCTCCTGATGCGGTGCGCATGGTGGGCATCCGCAAGACGGCTGGAGAGCATCTG GGCGTGACATTCCGCGTGGAGGGTGGCGAGTTGGTGATCGCACGCATTCTGCACGGGGGCATGGTGGCTCAGCAAGGCCTACTACACGTGGGCGACATCATCAAGGAGGTGAACGGGCAGCCGGTGGGCAGCGACCCCCGCGCGCTGCAGGAGCTCCTGCGCAACTCCAGCGGCAGCGTTATCCTCAAGATCCTGCCCAGCTACCAGGAGCCCCATCTGCCCCGCCAG GTATTTGTGAAATGCCACTTTGACTATGACCCAGCCAGAGACAGCCTTATCCCCTGCAAGGAAGCCGGCCTGCGCTTCAATGCTGGGGACCTGCTTCAGATTGTAAACCAGGACGACGCCAACTGGTGGCAG GCGTGCCACGTAGAAGGGGGCAGCGCTGGGCTCATCCCCAGTCAGCTACTGGAAGAGAAGCGGAAAGCCTTTGTCAAGCGGGACCTGGAGCTGACACCCACCTCAG GGACCCTGTGCGGCAgcatttcaggaaagaaaaagaagcgaATGATGTATTTGACCACCAAGAATGCAG AGTTTGACCGCCATGAGTTGCTCATTTATGAGGAGGTGGCCCGCATGCCCCCCTTCCGCCGGAAAACCCTGGTGCTGATCGGGGCTCAGGGTGTGGGCCGGCGCAGCCTGAAGAACAAACTCATCATGTGGGATCCGGATCGCTACGGCACCACAGTGCCCT ACACGTCCCGGAGGCCCAAGGACTCAGAACGGGAAGGCCAGGGTTACAGCTTTGTGTCCCGTGCGGGGATGGAGGCTGACATCCGTGCTGGGCGATACCTGGAACATGGTGAATACGAGGGCAACTTGTATGGCACACGTATCGACTCCATCCGGGGCGTGGTCGCTGCCGGCCGGGTGTGTGTGCTGGATGTCAACCCCCAG GCAGTGAAGGTCCTGAGAACAGCTGAGTTTGTCCCTTATGTGGTGTTCATCGAGGCCCCTGACTTTGAGACCCTGCGAGCCATGAACCGGACGGCGCTGGAGAGTGGGGTGTCCACCAAACAGCTCACG GAGGCGGACCTGAGACGGACAGTGGAGGAGAGCAGCCGCATCCAGAGGGGCTACGGGCATTACTTCGACCTCAGTCTGGTCAATAGCAACCTGGAGAGGACCTTCCATGAACTCCAGGCCGCCTTGGAGAAGCTGCGCACGGAGCCCCAGTGGGTGCCCGTCAGCTGGGTGTACTGA